In a single window of the Drosophila miranda strain MSH22 chromosome XL, D.miranda_PacBio2.1, whole genome shotgun sequence genome:
- the LOC108164968 gene encoding uncharacterized protein LOC108164968 isoform X2, with product MPPKKNSGARRRGTTLSLNEFLRHDDDSNPTDPTCDPNPPMATNGSSRSRNDQPSNRSCDNARRNVGKLSPSAVGPHRSNPFNPTDTKPPMATYGSNRSRNSAHQYNDQTSIAAVGSNRSGNKSRRNGDRPSASAVGSNRSRRESNPPNPTDTNPQSHQFGGPAGSNGSDNRTLQNYENPKIPNTAELGYNQLFRPGVQSTQIFGYTIAASPDQLLNSPTPEPTDTDPPMAANGASFSSINTPQNDAPPETSADGNSYINCHQNDDGPTTYAAAAAANRQDLTGAAPSVWVSPNSPLYPYQGGAPMGTTSIGQYFGLEGTPEMWNLAAPLALQASNVNSSQNLVMRQAVVGPSQNLVMRQAVVDPLNLPPFCRRRGQRYRHGRGRRGKKFPKQFEFMVDSIPQLESHWNDQQKSYSGNLPPQCYNVEQESYNGYSQLQKSALEQQYIDESLSYYGSNCGVQPQSYNGADYDAIAVADQQQITTIYHRGRQQIINIQNRNGRIESAGYGNQQVATQPSVLTRRIHPREQPQPPELSRWEGTKISRRRRKATRHMPSVTVEIENALSMPEPPLETLYCNCNFSDQYSISQTTANSVSSPNPASFLAVPFDQYYGEPGRFHKMNVQMLIPPGRIDIPEHISTSMVMYNPESGAIAARLDSEPVPAALENNNYNVSQSVFRMASLPSTGVGTNRAGAGSTCWAGCSLPSSRCGHDREWRFLSSWCHTPIRSSFHTGQFQARRPPFSQHPARSLLQIQINAITQSPVPDSTSLCRQKGLMNTPYRSLIHENEKFPLTRGSSPPIWNSFARLSKLLQVQGRKQELVIQMSFLRCSIHSSIQTFQNTFHGGFSQDPKASLKLVAMDLEDTKTTNQEQVKVKDISLVDVKEKKGALRITTKSFPILSTDAQGPLPTGPTSTVPTYTQYSYSYSYSRLIDYLGVAAPADRSLISHMSTQKHSR from the exons ATGCCTCCTAAAAAGAACTCAGGCGCACGGCGCCGTGGTACAACTTTGTCGCTGAACGAATTCTTGCGCCACGATGACGATTCAAATCCGACAGATCCGACCTGTGACCCGAATCC GCCGATGGCGACTAATGGATCCAGTCGCTCTCGTAATGATCAGCCATCCAATCGGTCTTGCGATAATGCCCGTCGAAATGTCGGAAAGCTTTCACCCTCTGCTGTTGGACCCCATCGCTCAAATCCATTTAATCCGACCGATACCAAGCC GCCGATGGCGACTTATGGATCCAATCGCTCTCGTAATAGTGCTCATCAATATAACGATCAGACATCCATAGCTGCAGTTGGATCCAATCGTTCTGGTAACAAATCCCGTCGAAATGGCGACAGGCCATCCGCTTCTGCAGTTGGATCCAATCGTTCTCGTCGGGAGTCAAATCCACCAAACCCGACAGATACCAATCC TCAGAGCCATCAATTCGGCGGTCCAGCTGGGTCCAATGGCTCTGATAATAGAACCCTCCAAAATTACGAGAATCCAAAAATACCAAATACCGCTGAACTTGGATACAATCAGCTATTCCGCCCTGGCGTACAATCAACTCAGATATTTGGTTATACCATCGCTGCAAGTCCCGATCAGCTGCTAAATTCACCAACACCAGAACCGACAGATACCGATCC GCCGATGGCGGCTAATGGAGCCAGTTTCTCCAGTATTAATACCCCTCAAAATGACGCTCCTCCAGAGACGTCTGCAGATGGAAACTCTTATATTAATTGTCATCAAAATGATGACGGGCCAACCACGTATGCAGCTGCAGCGGCTGCCAACAGACAAGATTTGACTGGAGCAGCACCCAGCGTCTGGGTATCCCCTAACAGTCCTCTTTATCCTTATCAAGGAGGCGCTCCCATGGGCACTACAAGCATCGGGCAGTATTTTGGTCTGGAAGGCACTCCAGAAATGTGGAATCTGGCAGCACCGTTAGCCCTTCAAGCTTCCAATGTAAACTCATCCCAGAATCTGGTGATGAGGCAGGCTGTTGTGGGCCCATCCCAGAATCTGGTGATGAGGCAGGCTGTTGTGGACCCATTGAACCTTCCACCTTTCTGTAGACGCAGAGGACAACGTTACCGGCATGGTCGCGGCAGACGCGGGAAGAAGTTCCCTAAGCAGTTTGAATTTATGGTTGATTCGATCCCCCAGCTGGAATCCCACTGGAACGACCAGCAAAAGTCGTATAGTGGGAATTTGCCGCCACAATGCTATAACGTCGAACAGGAGTCATATAACGGGTATTCGCAGCTGCAAAAATCTGCATTAGAGCAGCAATACATTGACGAGTCACTGTCATATTATGGTTCCAATTGTGGAGTCCAGCCACAGTCATATAATGGAGCCGATTATGACGCCATTGCAGTCGCAGATCAGCAACAAATTACAACCATATATCACCGTGGGCGCCAGCAGATAATCAACATTCAGAATCGCAATGGTCGCATCGAATCAGCAGGGTACGGGAATCAGCAGGTGGCCACGCAACCGAGTGTCCTGACCAGAAGGATCCATCCGAGGGAGCAACCTCAGCCACCAGAGCTCTCTCGCTGGGAGGGGACAAAGATCAGC CGCCGTAGACGCAAAGCCACCCGTCATATGCCATCCGTGACTGTGGAAATTGAGAATGCTTTGTCAATGCCGGAACCACCACTGGAAACTCTCTATTGCAACTGCAATTTTTCAGACCAATACTCCATTTCGCAGACGACCGCGAACTCGGTTTCGTCCCCAAATCCGGCTAGCTTTCTGGCTGTTCCGTTTGATCAATACTATGGTGAACCGGGAAGGTTCCATAAAATGAACGTGCAAATGCTTATACCACCTGGTCGGATCGATATTCCAGAGCACATATCAACATCGATGGTGATGTATAATCCGGAGTCGGGGGCGATTGCCGCCCGTTTGGACTCGGAGCCGGTGCCGGCCGCCTTGGagaacaataattacaatgtGTCCCAGTCGGTTTTTCGGATGGCCAGCCTCCCGAGCACGGGGGTGGGAACGAATCGGGCTGGGGCTGGTTCAACATGTTGGGCAGGGTGCAGCCTACCATCGTCCAGATGTGGCCACGACCGGGAATGGCGCTTCCTAAGTTCCTGGTGCCATACACCGATACGAAGTTCATTCCATACTGGCCAATTCCAGGCGAGACGACCTCCTTTCAGCCAGCACCCGGCTCGGAGTCTGCTGCAGATCCAAATCAACGCTATTACGCAAAGCCCGGTACCGGATTCTACAAGCCTCTGTCGTCAGAAGGGATTGATGAATACCCCATACCGATCTCTCATACACGAGAACGAGAAGTTTCCGTTGACCCGAGGGTCATCTCCACCGATTTGGAATTCATTTGCCAGGCTCTCGAAATTACTCCAAGTCCAAGGGCGGAAGCAGGAGTTGGTTATCCAGATGTCATTCCTGCGGTGCTCAATTCACAGCTCAATTCAAACGTTCCAGAATACGTTCCACGGCGGCTTCTCGCAGGATCCCAAGGCCAGCCTCAAGCTGGTCGCTATGGATCTGGAGGATACCAAAACGACCAATCAAGAGCAGGTCAAGGTCAAGGACATATCCCTCGTCGACgtcaaagaaaaaaaaggcGCTCTGCGCATCACAACTAAGTCATTCCCAATTTTGTCAACTGATGCTCAAGGACCATTGCCCACCGGCCCGACCTCGACAGTGCCAacatatacccaatactcttACTCTTACTCTTACTCTCGCTTAATCGATTATCTCGGCGTTGCTGCACCAGCGGACAGAAGCCTGATCTCACAC ATGTCTACGCAGAAACATTCGCGCTAA
- the LOC108164968 gene encoding uncharacterized protein LOC108164968 isoform X1, producing the protein MPPKKNSGARRRGTTLSLNEFLRHDDDSNPTDPTCDPNPPMATNGSSRSRNDQPSNRSCDNARRNVGKLSPSAVGPHRSNPFNPTDTKPPMATYGSNRSRNSAHQYNDQTSIAAVGSNRSGNKSRRNGDRPSASAVGSNRSRRESNPPNPTDTNPQSHQFGGPAGSNGSDNRTLQNYENPKIPNTAELGYNQLFRPGVQSTQIFGYTIAASPDQLLNSPTPEPTDTDPPMAANGASFSSINTPQNDAPPETSADGNSYINCHQNDDGPTTYAAAAAANRQDLTGAAPSVWVSPNSPLYPYQGGAPMGTTSIGQYFGLEGTPEMWNLAAPLALQASNVNSSQNLVMRQAVVGPSQNLVMRQAVVDPLNLPPFCRRRGQRYRHGRGRRGKKFPKQFEFMVDSIPQLESHWNDQQKSYSGNLPPQCYNVEQESYNGYSQLQKSALEQQYIDESLSYYGSNCGVQPQSYNGADYDAIAVADQQQITTIYHRGRQQIINIQNRNGRIESAGYGNQQVATQPSVLTRRIHPREQPQPPELSRWEGTKISMRRRLQRRRRKATRHMPSVTVEIENALSMPEPPLETLYCNCNFSDQYSISQTTANSVSSPNPASFLAVPFDQYYGEPGRFHKMNVQMLIPPGRIDIPEHISTSMVMYNPESGAIAARLDSEPVPAALENNNYNVSQSVFRMASLPSTGVGTNRAGAGSTCWAGCSLPSSRCGHDREWRFLSSWCHTPIRSSFHTGQFQARRPPFSQHPARSLLQIQINAITQSPVPDSTSLCRQKGLMNTPYRSLIHENEKFPLTRGSSPPIWNSFARLSKLLQVQGRKQELVIQMSFLRCSIHSSIQTFQNTFHGGFSQDPKASLKLVAMDLEDTKTTNQEQVKVKDISLVDVKEKKGALRITTKSFPILSTDAQGPLPTGPTSTVPTYTQYSYSYSYSRLIDYLGVAAPADRSLISHMSTQKHSR; encoded by the exons ATGCCTCCTAAAAAGAACTCAGGCGCACGGCGCCGTGGTACAACTTTGTCGCTGAACGAATTCTTGCGCCACGATGACGATTCAAATCCGACAGATCCGACCTGTGACCCGAATCC GCCGATGGCGACTAATGGATCCAGTCGCTCTCGTAATGATCAGCCATCCAATCGGTCTTGCGATAATGCCCGTCGAAATGTCGGAAAGCTTTCACCCTCTGCTGTTGGACCCCATCGCTCAAATCCATTTAATCCGACCGATACCAAGCC GCCGATGGCGACTTATGGATCCAATCGCTCTCGTAATAGTGCTCATCAATATAACGATCAGACATCCATAGCTGCAGTTGGATCCAATCGTTCTGGTAACAAATCCCGTCGAAATGGCGACAGGCCATCCGCTTCTGCAGTTGGATCCAATCGTTCTCGTCGGGAGTCAAATCCACCAAACCCGACAGATACCAATCC TCAGAGCCATCAATTCGGCGGTCCAGCTGGGTCCAATGGCTCTGATAATAGAACCCTCCAAAATTACGAGAATCCAAAAATACCAAATACCGCTGAACTTGGATACAATCAGCTATTCCGCCCTGGCGTACAATCAACTCAGATATTTGGTTATACCATCGCTGCAAGTCCCGATCAGCTGCTAAATTCACCAACACCAGAACCGACAGATACCGATCC GCCGATGGCGGCTAATGGAGCCAGTTTCTCCAGTATTAATACCCCTCAAAATGACGCTCCTCCAGAGACGTCTGCAGATGGAAACTCTTATATTAATTGTCATCAAAATGATGACGGGCCAACCACGTATGCAGCTGCAGCGGCTGCCAACAGACAAGATTTGACTGGAGCAGCACCCAGCGTCTGGGTATCCCCTAACAGTCCTCTTTATCCTTATCAAGGAGGCGCTCCCATGGGCACTACAAGCATCGGGCAGTATTTTGGTCTGGAAGGCACTCCAGAAATGTGGAATCTGGCAGCACCGTTAGCCCTTCAAGCTTCCAATGTAAACTCATCCCAGAATCTGGTGATGAGGCAGGCTGTTGTGGGCCCATCCCAGAATCTGGTGATGAGGCAGGCTGTTGTGGACCCATTGAACCTTCCACCTTTCTGTAGACGCAGAGGACAACGTTACCGGCATGGTCGCGGCAGACGCGGGAAGAAGTTCCCTAAGCAGTTTGAATTTATGGTTGATTCGATCCCCCAGCTGGAATCCCACTGGAACGACCAGCAAAAGTCGTATAGTGGGAATTTGCCGCCACAATGCTATAACGTCGAACAGGAGTCATATAACGGGTATTCGCAGCTGCAAAAATCTGCATTAGAGCAGCAATACATTGACGAGTCACTGTCATATTATGGTTCCAATTGTGGAGTCCAGCCACAGTCATATAATGGAGCCGATTATGACGCCATTGCAGTCGCAGATCAGCAACAAATTACAACCATATATCACCGTGGGCGCCAGCAGATAATCAACATTCAGAATCGCAATGGTCGCATCGAATCAGCAGGGTACGGGAATCAGCAGGTGGCCACGCAACCGAGTGTCCTGACCAGAAGGATCCATCCGAGGGAGCAACCTCAGCCACCAGAGCTCTCTCGCTGGGAGGGGACAAAGATCAGC ATGCGACGCCGTCTCCAGCGCCGTAGACGCAAAGCCACCCGTCATATGCCATCCGTGACTGTGGAAATTGAGAATGCTTTGTCAATGCCGGAACCACCACTGGAAACTCTCTATTGCAACTGCAATTTTTCAGACCAATACTCCATTTCGCAGACGACCGCGAACTCGGTTTCGTCCCCAAATCCGGCTAGCTTTCTGGCTGTTCCGTTTGATCAATACTATGGTGAACCGGGAAGGTTCCATAAAATGAACGTGCAAATGCTTATACCACCTGGTCGGATCGATATTCCAGAGCACATATCAACATCGATGGTGATGTATAATCCGGAGTCGGGGGCGATTGCCGCCCGTTTGGACTCGGAGCCGGTGCCGGCCGCCTTGGagaacaataattacaatgtGTCCCAGTCGGTTTTTCGGATGGCCAGCCTCCCGAGCACGGGGGTGGGAACGAATCGGGCTGGGGCTGGTTCAACATGTTGGGCAGGGTGCAGCCTACCATCGTCCAGATGTGGCCACGACCGGGAATGGCGCTTCCTAAGTTCCTGGTGCCATACACCGATACGAAGTTCATTCCATACTGGCCAATTCCAGGCGAGACGACCTCCTTTCAGCCAGCACCCGGCTCGGAGTCTGCTGCAGATCCAAATCAACGCTATTACGCAAAGCCCGGTACCGGATTCTACAAGCCTCTGTCGTCAGAAGGGATTGATGAATACCCCATACCGATCTCTCATACACGAGAACGAGAAGTTTCCGTTGACCCGAGGGTCATCTCCACCGATTTGGAATTCATTTGCCAGGCTCTCGAAATTACTCCAAGTCCAAGGGCGGAAGCAGGAGTTGGTTATCCAGATGTCATTCCTGCGGTGCTCAATTCACAGCTCAATTCAAACGTTCCAGAATACGTTCCACGGCGGCTTCTCGCAGGATCCCAAGGCCAGCCTCAAGCTGGTCGCTATGGATCTGGAGGATACCAAAACGACCAATCAAGAGCAGGTCAAGGTCAAGGACATATCCCTCGTCGACgtcaaagaaaaaaaaggcGCTCTGCGCATCACAACTAAGTCATTCCCAATTTTGTCAACTGATGCTCAAGGACCATTGCCCACCGGCCCGACCTCGACAGTGCCAacatatacccaatactcttACTCTTACTCTTACTCTCGCTTAATCGATTATCTCGGCGTTGCTGCACCAGCGGACAGAAGCCTGATCTCACAC ATGTCTACGCAGAAACATTCGCGCTAA
- the LOC108164969 gene encoding putative uncharacterized protein DDB_G0294196 — protein MDIGAGPEPSCSKRSNGNDPADDKDNEMSVKRSRPDDSNESLSLPAAPVAGAQDSAMDYEMQEQQQEQPQEQPQEQQQEQQQEQQQEQPQEQPQEQQQQAPFPQQGPHHLGVPYSIIPCPVHPNRVDVFHWATLRHFAYNIPFNDKYHGRDD, from the coding sequence ATGGATATTGGAGCCGGGCCTGAGCCGAGCTGCTCAAAGCGAAGCAACGGGAATGATCCAGCCGATGATAAGGATAACGAGATGAGCGTTAAGCGCAGCCGCCCCGACGATTCGAATGAATCCTTGTCCCTGCCTGCCGCTCCGGTTGCTGGAGCACAGGACAGCGCAATGGATTACGAGatgcaggagcagcagcaggagcagccgcaggagcagccgcaggagcagcagcaggagcagcagcaggagcagcagcaggagcagccgcaggagcagccgcaggagcagcagcagcaggctcCGTTTCCGCAGCAGGGTCCGCATCATCTGGGGGTGCCGTATTCCATTATCCCGTGCCCAGTACATCCGAATCGCGTAGATGTGTTTCACTGGGCTACACTTCGTCATTTTGCCTACAATATTCCATTTAATGATAAATATCATGGACGTGACGACTAA
- the LOC117191084 gene encoding uncharacterized protein LOC117191084, producing the protein MRAPLANEDAYWHDPALPLKPDKLESIAKWLSSLPTKIQSTWQQLEQPEALDQGRALLDHPLNDADADAFSLSASENTNTGTAIHDWGIGPQAQEAEATQRARMNFTRRPRRKIGSIAAKDLMKMESPMPQPQPLPYNYYCSAPAPQAPAPSTYSAPGPNPIILSAIPSFAPEALASNPGLLPIEVLLVPERIDIPKNVITSQGWEEGWNLSQGDLARDIMHSRPLLNMDLEDNNQQAIGIDIEIDKEDPDTHGTVHSAIKSLPTAAPPGQSSSSTVARHQLFSRRPANEAHPKPDLNFAPSSVKKLYQLICSQYSDYAFIYALSAQLSQECVPMDCYVYLKMVLLASIASIEPDELRSPISLCIIATDSTMANRLMSSVGQLAPRFLGPHEGGLQATHSALPVRYNWVVASPLLMAQQGVYYVGDWTRLSREHGEQLEKAIENGAVPVPQTQGEQPLETAIWTHWQPENATNQTVAFAKLCPIFGLPIYMGEKVSDSLWGFLLQLHSEDGQKTEQDGLNVPEEDLRMLLGLLHKRKVVFGDEAQCLLQKYYVISRKQRPSVLFFATYIVLKQFAESFAKLAMRLEVLEADVIVAIFHCEHFVQKIFGAQEMPAPSMETFSVISHIDPYMDEFTRWLLNYLDRYGEEQLGIQVKRRSTGSWDQME; encoded by the exons ATGAGGGCTCCTCTGGCTAATGAGGATGCATATTGGCACGATCCGGCGCTACCTTTAAAGCCCGATAAGCTCGAATCGATAGCCAAATGGCTAAGCTCGCTGCCCACAAAAATACAGAGCACATGgcagcagctggagcagcctgAGGCTCTTGACCAGGGCCGGGCTTTACTCGATCATCCTCTGAatgatgccgatgccgatgccttTTCACTCTCTGCTAGTGAAAACACAAACACTGGCACTGCCATACACGATTGGGGAATAGGACCACAGGCCCAGGAAGCAGAGGCCACTCAGCGTGCCAGAATGAACTTC ACCCGCCGTCCCCGACGCAAGATAGGCTCCATTGCGGCAAAGGATTTGATGAAAATGGAAAGTCCCATGCCGCAACCGCAACCGTTGCCATACAACTATTATTGCAGTGCTCCAGCACCTCAGGCTCCGGCTCCATCTACTTATTCGGCTCCTGGTCCGAATCCGATTATACTATCGGCTATTCCATCCTTTGCTCCTGAGGCATTGGCTTCAAATCCAGGGTTATTGCCCATAGAAGTGCTTTTGGTGCCTGAACGGATTGATATTCCAAAGAATGTTATAACATCCCAG GGATGGGAGGAGGGATGGAACCTCAGTCAGGGGGATTTGGCCAGGGATATAATGCACAGCCGCCCGCTCCTCAATATGGACTTGGAGGACAACAACCAACAGGCAATTGGAATTGATATTGAAATTGACAAAGAAGACCCAGACACACATGGCACAGTTCACAGTGCAATCAAGTCTCTCCCAACTGCGGCTCCTCCAGGACAATCGAGTTCTTCGACAGTGGCTCGGCATCAGCTCTTTAGCCGGCGGCCAGCCAATGAAGCCCACCCAAAGCCGGACCTCAACTTTGCGCCGTCGAGCGTGAAAAAGTTGTATCAACTGATATGCTCGCAGTACTCGGACTATGCCTTTATCTATGCCCTGAGCGCCCAGCTTAGCCAGGAGTGCGTACCCATGGACTGTTACGTCTACTTGAAGATGGTCCTGCTGGCCAGCATTGCGTCCATCGAGCCGGACGAGTTGCGGTCCCCCATCTCGCTGTGCATCATTGCCACCGACAGCACCATGGCCAATCGTCTGATGTCCAGTGTGGGTCAGTTGGCGCCACGTTTCCTGGGCCCGCACGAGGGCGGTCTGCAGGCCACGCACTCGGCACTGCCCGTGCGCTACAATTGGGTGGTGGCCAGTCCCCTGCTGATGGCCCAACAGGGCGTTTACTATGTCGGTGACTGGACGCGTCTGTCCCGCGAGCATGGCGAACAGCTGGAGAAGGCTATCGAGAACGGAGCGGTGCCCGTGCCGCAGACCCAGGGCGAGCAGCCACTCGAGACCGCCATTTGGACGCACTGGCAACCGGAGAATGCCACCAATCAGACAGTGGCCTTTGCCAAACTGTGCCC TATCTTTGGCCTGCCCATTTACATGGGGGAGAAGGTGAGCGACAGCCTGTGGGGTTTTCTGCTCCAGCTGCACAGCGAGGACGGCCAGAAGACGGAGCAGGATGGACTGAACGTACCTGAAGAGGATTTGCGCATGCTCCTCGGCTTGCTGCACAAGCGCAAGGTGGTCTTTGGGGATGAGGCCCAATGCTTGCTGCAAAAATACTATGTGATCTCACGCAAGCAGCGACCAAGTG TCTTGTTCTTTGCCACGTATATTGTGCTGAAACAGTTCGCCGAGTCGTTTGCCAAGCTGGCGATGCGGTTGGAAGTCCTCGAAGCGGATGTGATCGTAGCCATTTTTCATTGCGAGCACTTTGTGCAGAAAATATTTGGTGCCCAAGAGATGCCCGCACCATCAATGGAGACATTCAGTGTGATTTCCCACATTGATCCGTACATGGATGAGTTCACACGCTGGCTGTTGAACTacctcgatcgatatggcgaGGAACAGCTGGGCATTCAAGTCAAGCGCCGCAGTACCGGCAGCTGGGACCAAATGGAATAA